From the Chloroflexota bacterium genome, one window contains:
- a CDS encoding competence/damage-inducible protein A, translated as MKTEIISIGTELLLGEITDTNSAYLASQLPLLGLDLNFISTVGDNQHRLIETLKQAWQRSDIIITTGGLGPTQDDITREAIADFLGEELAIDHTLVQKFEELFSYYKIEMPPSNIKQATIIPSAKIIRNPRGTAPGWWIERDNRIVITMPGPPREMELMWTKEIIPRLQKKIANAVIVSKTLKTFGLTEAEIDERASPFLPATNPTLATYAKIDGIYLRITAKANTKSKAQELITQREADLRAILNDYIWGVDSDTLENLVGALLRAKELSLATMESYTGGYLANVVTNVPGSSRYFRGGLVAYTDETRTAFGLNQQLISRCGTVSSEAAEAMATIAREKLGTSIGVGLTGVMGPAEIEGQPIGTIFVGLDDGQRRQSFARNYPGNRLQVKQRAVTTALFELRKSLI; from the coding sequence ATGAAGACAGAGATAATTTCAATTGGCACTGAACTTCTTCTAGGGGAGATAACTGACACAAACTCCGCTTATCTTGCCAGCCAACTACCTTTGCTCGGGCTTGACCTTAACTTCATATCCACAGTCGGTGACAACCAGCACAGACTAATCGAGACCCTGAAGCAAGCTTGGCAGAGATCTGACATCATCATCACTACTGGTGGTTTAGGGCCTACACAAGACGATATCACTCGCGAAGCTATCGCAGATTTTCTCGGAGAGGAGCTAGCGATTGACCACACTCTAGTCCAGAAATTTGAAGAGCTATTCAGCTACTATAAAATAGAAATGCCGCCAAGCAATATCAAGCAAGCAACAATAATTCCCTCAGCAAAAATTATCCGGAATCCTCGAGGTACTGCGCCCGGTTGGTGGATAGAACGTGATAATCGAATAGTTATCACCATGCCCGGCCCACCACGCGAGATGGAATTAATGTGGACAAAAGAAATAATACCCAGACTGCAAAAGAAAATAGCTAATGCTGTCATTGTTTCCAAAACACTTAAGACTTTCGGCCTTACTGAGGCGGAAATAGACGAACGAGCAAGTCCTTTCCTTCCCGCCACAAACCCGACTTTGGCCACATACGCTAAAATTGATGGCATTTACTTACGCATCACAGCCAAAGCAAACACCAAAAGCAAGGCACAAGAGCTTATTACCCAACGTGAAGCTGACCTTAGGGCAATCTTAAATGATTATATATGGGGAGTTGATTCTGACACTCTCGAGAACCTTGTTGGAGCCTTGCTTAGAGCAAAAGAATTGAGCCTGGCTACTATGGAATCCTACACTGGTGGTTATCTAGCCAACGTCGTCACGAATGTTCCGGGAAGCTCTAGATATTTTAGGGGAGGCCTTGTTGCCTATACTGATGAAACCAGGACGGCCTTTGGACTTAACCAGCAGCTTATCTCTCGGTGTGGAACCGTCAGCAGCGAGGCAGCTGAAGCTATGGCAACAATAGCTAGAGAAAAACTGGGGACATCTATCGGTGTCGGACTCACTGGAGTTATGGGACCTGCGGAAATCGAGGGGCAACCAATCGGTACCATCTTTGTTGGCCTCGACGACGGGCAGCGCAGGCAGAGTTTTGCTAGAAACTATCCTGGTAACCGACTACAAGTAAAACAAAGAGCGGTCACGACAGCACTTTTCGAACTAAGGAAAAGCTTGATTTAG
- a CDS encoding transposase, whose product AWRIDYNENRPHSSLKYLSPMEYAKYDQKTLIHSFL is encoded by the coding sequence GCCTGGAGAATAGACTATAATGAAAACAGGCCGCATAGTTCGTTGAAATACTTAAGCCCCATGGAGTATGCTAAATACGACCAGAAAACTCTAATTCATAGTTTCCTATAA
- a CDS encoding S-adenosylmethionine decarboxylase proenzyme yields the protein MHLVIDGYGDNPKLMQDEQFIYQLLDSYPVRIGMTKISSPLVFRYTGSKPEDWGISGFVFIAESHISIHTFVERRYINIDVFSCKDFNAEQVIRDFKDKFQLSRLSSRLINRDWDIDDLA from the coding sequence ATGCACCTGGTTATTGATGGCTACGGAGACAATCCAAAACTAATGCAGGATGAGCAATTCATCTATCAACTACTGGATTCCTATCCTGTCCGGATTGGAATGACAAAGATTTCGTCTCCGCTTGTTTTTAGATACACCGGCTCCAAACCCGAAGACTGGGGAATCTCTGGCTTCGTCTTTATCGCAGAGAGTCATATCAGCATTCATACTTTCGTCGAACGCCGCTATATCAATATTGACGTTTTCTCATGCAAAGACTTCAATGCCGAGCAGGTCATTAGGGACTTCAAAGATAAATTTCAACTATCTAGATTGTCAAGCCGCCTAATCAACCGGGATTGGGATATAGATGATCTTGCCTAA